Below is a genomic region from Vibrio mimicus.
TCTCAGTTGCCACAAGACCTCCCCGCTCCTTCACGTTTCTTACGGCGGATTTCAAGCAACTCACCGTGGCGGCCAATATAGGCTTCCATCCACGCCTGTACCGGCAGTGGCATATCGGCAGAGAGCACCAGATAATCGCTATCCATATAACGGCTGGCGACGGCTTGCGATGCGGTCAATTGCACAATTTTAAGCGGTTGATCTTCAATCGGATCTTCCGCAACAAAAAACAGTTTGGGCGCTTGTGAACTGAGGTTAAAGCGATAGTCGGTTCGCTCATCGCGATACAGTTGCAGTGTTGCGACATATTGACTCTGTGCCTCTGGCGTTAAACCGAAACTGTGTAACACCCACTGGGTGGTTTGCCAACGGCCACGCGAGACCGAGCGCGGCTCAAGGTTGCAAGCGAGCGGCCAAGCGCTATCGGTTTTGCTATGAATGCTATCCGCTAAGGATTCAGGAGAAGTTTGTTCAGCCATAACACATACTAAATTAACAATCAGAGTTTAAATTAAAGCAATAATTGCGCCATTTGGTGTCAATACATAGATTTAAGTAGAAAGACATCATCACTTTTATTCAAGGTTGTTTCTGATTCGGCACCCTTTTTGCTACATTGACGACACTTTTTCTTATTCGCTCTACCCCTAGATTTGCACTGACAGGTCTACCGAGGATAAAGCGAGCAATACACAGGAATCCAGCGTGGCTAAACCTTCCATCATCAAAACCAGCGAAAATCCTCTACAAACCATTGAAGTTGAAGTGTATGACGAATACGGCGAAAAACTGGTGAAATCGATCGCCTGTGAACGCCCTCTCACCGTATTGCTCAATTGGAAAGAGATTGTGACCCTGATGACGCTAGGTTCACGGCCAGAAGCTTTAGTGCTGGGTTATTTGAAGAACCAAAGCTTCATTTCCGATCCTGAAGCGCTCGATTCAGTCATCATCGATTGGGAAACCCATTCGGCAGCCGTGGTTACACGTGAAAACATTGACCATTTAGAGCCTGCGCTGAAGAAAAAAACCGTTACCTCCGGCTGTGGCCAAGGCACCATGTATGGCAACGTGATGAAGCAGCTTGAGAATTACCAAGTGCCACAGCAGCCAATTAAACAGTCACAAATCTACGCTGCATTGGAGGCCTTAACCCACTACAACGACACTTACAAAAAAGCTGGCGCAGTTCATGGCTGTGCAATTTGCCAAGAAGATCAAGTGATCTCTTTTGTTGAAGATGTTGGTCGCCACAACGCTGTGGATACCTTGGCTGGTGAAATGTGGCTGAATGATATGCGTGGTGATGACAAAATT
It encodes:
- a CDS encoding DUF3305 domain-containing protein, which produces MAEQTSPESLADSIHSKTDSAWPLACNLEPRSVSRGRWQTTQWVLHSFGLTPEAQSQYVATLQLYRDERTDYRFNLSSQAPKLFFVAEDPIEDQPLKIVQLTASQAVASRYMDSDYLVLSADMPLPVQAWMEAYIGRHGELLEIRRKKREGAGRSCGN
- a CDS encoding formate dehydrogenase accessory sulfurtransferase FdhD — encoded protein: MAKPSIIKTSENPLQTIEVEVYDEYGEKLVKSIACERPLTVLLNWKEIVTLMTLGSRPEALVLGYLKNQSFISDPEALDSVIIDWETHSAAVVTRENIDHLEPALKKKTVTSGCGQGTMYGNVMKQLENYQVPQQPIKQSQIYAALEALTHYNDTYKKAGAVHGCAICQEDQVISFVEDVGRHNAVDTLAGEMWLNDMRGDDKIFYTTGRLTSEMVIKVAQMGIPVLLSRSGVTQMGLELAQRFGITTIARASGRRFHVYSGADKVGFNVKGHTEQVD